The Pantoea vagans genome contains the following window.
CTGCGCACCCTTGGCTAAAGATCGGCCCCGACGATCTGATTTTCCATACCGTGCCGTTCCGGGAAGCGGCCAATTCTGAACGCGGTTATCAGGCATTGCTGATCGGTGCGCGCACGCTGGCCCGCACCGGATTACGTCTGCTTATTGATGCCGATACGCTTCACGCCGTTAAAGCCGATTTTGTGCGCCAGGCCTAAAGGGGATCGTTATGTCACAAACTCATCGTAGAAAATTGAAAACTTTAGTCGGTGCCAGCAGCGTGATTTCAGCGGGCAATGACATCCAGCCGGGCGTGGGGATCGCGCGCGCCATCGAGCTGGCGAAAATCGCCGAGCGCGAGAAAATTACCGGGCTGTTCACCGCAGATTTGTTGCAGGCCGATCCGGTGGGCTTAGCTGGCACCACCGGCACCCAGGACCCATTGATTGCCCTGGCCGCGTTAAGCCAGGTGACATCGCAGATTGGCTTGATTGCCACCGTCAGCACCAGCTGGTTGCATCCCTATCATTTAGCGCGTCAGGTTGGCACCCTGGACCATATCAGCGGCGGCCGTGCGGGATGGAACGCTGTGACCTCATCAGTCGGTGAAGAGAACTTCGGTGAAAGCCAGCTGCCGCCTCCGCAGGAGCGCTATGCGCGCGCCACCGAGTTTATTGAAGTGATGAATGCCCTGTATGACGCCAACGAACGTGCAGCGGTGCAGCGCACGGCCAGCGGTGGTATCCGCCTCGATCACCAAAAGCTGCATCCCATTCACTATCGGGGCGACTTCTTCCAGGTGGCCGGTCCACTCAATGTGCCGCCACCGCCGCAGCGACGTCCTGTGCAGTTTCAGGCCGGGCAATCCGAGGCGGGGGTGACGCTGGGCGCACGCTATGCTGAGGTGATTTACACTTCGCAGCCTACCTTCGAGGCGGCACAGCAATTTGTCGCGGATGTTCAGCAGCGTGCACGTCGTTTTGGCCGCGAACAGAATCCCCCTCTGATCATGAACTCATTTCACGCCATCATTGGCGACAGTGAGGCGGATGTGGCGCGTCGGTTACGGGATAAACACGAGAAAATTAACTACGAGCAGGGCAGGCTGCGCGTAGCGGATATGCTGGGCGGGGAAGTCGATCTGCGTGAAGTGCCGCTGGACCAACCGTTACCCGGCACGTTAATTCCGCAGTTGGAACAGGTACATCGGCGCCAGGGACGTGCCGCCATCTTCCGGCAGTATGCACTGGAAGGTTTGACATTGCGTGAGTTGATCATCAAAGCCGAAGAGACCGGGCACTGGTTTGTTGCCGGTACGCCGGAACAGCTTGTCGATGCCATTGAACAGCGCTACCACGCGGGCGTATTAGATGTGATCTCATTGCACGGCTTGGGTAATCCCGATCAGCAAGATTTACTACTGAATGGCTTGCTGCCCGAACTGCGCCGCCGCAATTTGCTGGATACCGACTATCAAGGTAATGACTTCCGCAGCAGCCTGGAGCTGGCTCCGCTACCTAAAGTCACCGACTAACATCGCTTGCTTTAAGAAGGCCCTTCCAGAACAGCGGGAAGGGCTTTTTTTTGGAAACCTGCTCCACAAATCATTTCAGAACAGATGCCCTCTGGGCAATACCCGACCACACTGCCTATCGCATTGAACCTATATAGCATTTGACCTATATCGATGAGGGCGTATCATGTGGCAGATAATAACAACAGACACTTTTGATCAATGGTTAATGACGCCAGGCGACACGGATCGAGCATGTGTCATCGCGGCAATGTTGGTTTTACGGCAGGCAGGGGCTGGATTAAGCAGGCCTTATGCAGACACAATTAAAGGTTCGCGCTACAGCAATATGAAAGAGTTGCGTGTACAGAGCAAAGGCAGTCCCATTCGGGCTTTTTATGCTTTTGATCCATGGCGAAAAGGTATTTTGCTTTGCGCTGGTCATAAGGCTGGCAATGAAAAACGATTTTATAAAGAGATGATTACACAAGCAGATCAAGAGTTTACTCAACATCTCAATCGCAGCGAATTTAAGGAGTAATGTGATGGGCAGAACACTCGAACAGATTCTTACGGCTGAAAAACCTGAAGTGGTCGCGGATGCCAACGTCATTGCTGAAGACATTCTGCTGAATATACATCTTGCAGAGCTACGCGAACGTGTAAGCAAAACGCAGGTGGAAATGGCACAGGCGCTAAACATCAAACAACCAACGGTGGCTGGAATGGAAAAACCAGGGCGCGATCTCAAACTTTCCACTCTAAAACGTTATGTTGAAGCAGCTGGTGGCAAGCTCCGCCTGGATGTTGAACTGCCTGACGGGTCGCATTTTGAGTTTGTTGTTTAGCGATTATCACCACAAAACATCTCATTAGGCTGAGTTTGTGACGGGACTATGTATTAGCCAACACGATTACTACTGCCAAGAAAGGCCTTCCCAAAAGACAAAACCCCGCTCAGGTTTCCCTGAGCGGGGTTTTTGAATTTGGCTCCTCTGACTGGACTCGAACCAGTGACATACGGATTAACAGTCCGCCGTTCTACCGACTGAACTACAGAGGAATCGTGTGAACGAGGCGCATATTAGCGATGCCGATCTGCGTTGTCAAAGCCCTATCGCACACTTCTGGTTTAAGTGCGCGTAAAAGCAGCGGAATGCTGCTTTTCTGCCTTGAATGTGCAGATTTCAAACTGCCAACAAGATCTCACTTTAAGCGCATTTCCTTTGAGATGTTAGAGGCGTGTCAAAGTTTTGTTATTTGCCGATTTTAAAACAATCATTTCAGTGCTTTTATGATGAAAATTTCAAATGATGATCAGATGAAACAAATGAACTGCTTATCATCACGGGCGAAACGAGTTTCCAGTCCTGAAACATCATTTTGAAAATAACTTGTTGATAAGGAAGATGTTGCAACAAGGAGCTGTACGGAATCGATAGCGTTAGACCAGAAGCCTTACCTCTACAACCAGATAAATAACGCCAGCGACGTTGAGTGAATGTAAAAAATTTTTTTCATTCGTCGTATCAGCCAACTGCGCATGTTAACGAATAAGAAGGGTTACCCATGAAATTCAAAAAAGCGTTAGTGACTTCCCTGTTAGCTTGCATGTTACCTGCCGCAGTAATGGCGAAAGACCTTCAGGTGGGCGTTTCAATGGCGCTGTTTGATGACAACTTCCTCACGATTCTGCGTACCGGTATGCAGAAAGAGATGACCAAAGATGGCATTAAAGGCCAGGTAGAAGATGCCAAAGGCGACGTTTCACAGCAGCTGCAACAGGTACAGAACTTCATTGGTCAGGGTGTTGACGCCATCATCGTCAACCCGGTTGATACCAACGCCGTTAAACCGGTGATGGATGCGGCAACCAAAGCGGGCATTCCACTGATCTTCGTGAACCGTAAACCAGCGGGCGAACTGACTGACAAAATGGCCTATGTCGGTTCGGATTCTGAACTGGCGGGGCGTTTACAGATGGAAGCATTAGCCAAAGCAATGAACGGCAAAGGCAACGTCGCGATTCTGATGGGCGACCTCGCTAACGAATCCACCCGTGACCGTACCAAAGGGGTTGAAGCGGTGGTCGCTAAATACCCAGGCATTAAAGTGGTACAGAAACAGACCGCCAAATTCACCCGTAACGACGCGGTGGATGTGGTGAGTAACTGGCTCACCGCCGGTGATGATATCCAGGCGATTGCGTCTAACAACGATGAGATGGCCATCGGTGCCCTGCAGGCGCTGGGTAAAAACCCGAACCACATCCTGATTGCTGGCGTGGATGGCACACCGGATGCCTTGCAGATGCTGAAGAACGGCAAGATGGTTGCCACCGTGTTCCAGGATGCGAAAGGTCAGGGTGAAGGTGCAGTTCAGGCAGCGATTAAACTGGCGAATGGCGAGAAAGTGGAAAAGATCATCAACATCCCTTACCAGCTGATCACCAAAGACAACATGGCGCAGTTCGAATCTCGTAACCAGAAATAATCGTTCCCGACTCAGCCGTACGGAGGTGATGTATGACCGCATTTGCGCTTGAAGCCGAAGGCATCAGCAAGTTCTTCCCCGGAGTGAAGGCACTCGACAATGTCTCATTGCGAATTAAACCGGGGTCGGTACATGCCCTGATGGGTGAAAATGGCGCGGGCAAATCCACTTTAATGAAATGCCTGATCGGGATGTATCGTCCCGATAAGGGCACCATCCGCATTAAAGGGGAGCCAGTTCAGTTTCAGGACACCATGGACGCGTTGCGTTCTGGGATCTCGATGATCCACCAGGAGCTGAATCTGGTGCCTTATATGACTGTGGCCGAGAACATCTGGCTTGGTCGCGAACCGATGAAGTACGGCTTTGTTGACCATGCGTTGCTGAATAAGCAAACGCAGGAACTGCTCAACAAACTTAACATCCGCCTCAAGGCGGATCGCATGGTCGGTGAACTGAGTATCGCCGCCCAGCAGATGGTGGAAATTGCCAAAGCGGTGTCGTGGAACTCTGACATTGTGATTATGGATGAACCGACCTCGGCACTGACGGAAACTGAAGTGGCGCATCTGTTTACCATCATCCGTGACCTGCGCGAGCAGGGTAAAGCCATCATTTATATCAGTCACAAAATGGATGAGATTTTCACCATTACTGACGAAATCAGCATCTTCCGTGACGGCACATGGGTGGGTAGCAACAACACCACTGAATTTACCCGCCAGTCGCTGATTACCCAGATGGTGGGACGCGAACTCACGCAACTGTTCCCGAAATTCAACGGTGAAATCGGTGGAGACGTGCTGACGGTGCGTAACCTCACCTGCAAAGATCGTTTCACCGACATTAACTTCACGGTACGCAAAGGCGAGATCCTTGGCGTGGCGGGTTTAGTCGGCGCGGGACGCAGTGAAGTGATGGAAAGCTTATTCGGTATGGAAAGCTTCGACAGCGGGGAAGTGCTGATCGATGGCGTGCCAGTGAAGATTGATTCGCCGTCAACGGCGATTGAAAAGGGTATGGCCTTCCTGACGGAAGACCGTAAAAAATCCGGGCTGTTCCTGGTGTTGTCGGTGATGGAGAACATGAGCATCGTCAACATGCCGGATTACGTCAGTAAAGCTGGTTTCGTTAGCCACATGAAGATGGCGCAGGACTGCATGGAGCAGATCCGCAAACTCAATATTAAAACGCCGACCATGGATCAGATCATCAACAACCTCAGTGGCGGTAATCAGCAGAAGGTGCTGATTGCGCGTTGGCTGCTGGCACAACCGAAGATCCTGATCCTCGACGAACCGACACGCGGTATTGATGTCGGGGCAAAAGCCGAGATTTATCGCTTAATCAGCGAACTGGCAAACCGGGGTGTCGCCATCATTATGGTGTCCTCTGAACTGCCTGAAATTCTTGGTATGAGCGACCGCGTGATGGTGATGCACGGCGGGCGTATAACTGGCATCCTCGATAAAGAAGAGGCCAATCAGGAAACCATTTTGTCGTTGGCATCCGAGTGAGGCGCGAGACATCTATGAGTAACGTAAAAATTACGGCCCCGCAGGCCGCAGAATCGACTTCCTTCTTTGGCAACCTGCGCCATAAGTTGCCGAAAGATACCGGCATCTTTGTGGTGATGTTAGGGATTGCTTTGATTTTCGAAATTGCAGGCTGGTACGTCCGTGACCAATCTTTCCTGCTCAACACCAACCGCCTGGTTCTGATCGTTCTACAGGTGGCCATTATCGGGATTATCGCGGTGGGGGTGACGCAAGTCATCATCACCACCGGTATCGATCTGTCATCCGGTTCGGTCATCGCACTGACCGCGGTGGTCGCGGCCAGTCTGGCGCAAACCTCGGACAGCTTGTCACCGATGTATCCGTCATTAGTTAACCTGCCAGCCGTGATTCCGATTGTGGCCGGTATTGGTGTGGGTTTATTGTGTGGTGTAATGAACGGTTTCCTGATTACGAAAACCGGGATTCCTCCTTTCATTGCCACACTAGGCATGATGGTGTCGGCACGTGGTCTGGCGCAGTATTATACCCAGGGTAACCCGATCAGCTTCCTGTCAGATGGTTTCACCTCCATCGGCCAGGGCGCAATGCCGGTGATTATCTTCCTGGTGGTGGCCTTCCTGTTCCACATTGCCCTGAAACATACGCGCTACGGCAAATATGTCTATGCGATTGGCGGAAACATGACGTCGGCCAAAGTATCCGGTATCAACGTCAACAAATACCTGATCATCGTTTACACCATCGCCGGTGCGCTCTCTGGTTTAGCAGGTGTGGTGCTGGCGGCACGTGTCAGTAGCGGCCAGTCAAGCATGGGTATGGCCTATGAACTGGATGCGATTGCCGCAGCGGTTATCGGCGGTAGCAGCCTGATGGGCGGCGTAGGGCGCATCACTGGTACGCTGATTGGTGCGGTGATCCTGGGTCTGATTAAGAGCGGGTTCACCTTTGTGGGTGTCGATGCCTACGTGCAGGACATCATTAAGGGCATCATTATCGTAGCGGCAGTTTCCATCGATATGCACAGAAACCGCAAGAAACGCTAATACGCTTCATACTTCGCACTTTAGCTGCGTTGGCTACGCTCGTTTACCCTGGTCACATAGTGAACTATGCTCCCAGGGCTAAACGAGCTTGCCGCCTTGTTGCAGCGCGAATGACTTTGCGTATCGGGATACGCTTCATACTTCGCACTTTAGCTGCGTTGGCTACGCCCGTTTACCCTGGTCACATAGTGAACTATGCTCCCAGGGCTAAACGAGCTTGCCGCCTTGCTACAGCGCGAATTATTTTGCGTATCGGTATGTGATGAACACATTGTAAATCTCTTTCGCACGCTTCCCTCTCTCTCACAATAAGTTTTCCCACTGGTTGATCCTGTTCTTTTCCCCGCGTTTGCTTTCGATTTGCCCCTTTCTGCTCATTTTTTGCCACATCTGCACCATACCAGCGCTGTTGGTCATCACTTTTTTGCACATCTGATACGCAGTTTGTGCACCAATAGAGTGCAAGGTGGGTTCTTTTTAAACACCTCGGGTCATGCATTGAGCTTATTAACTCCTTCGAGGTAATCAGAAAGGCTTATTTTCCGGGCCGTTAGGAATAATCTGGATAGCCTTTTTTGCGTGCGGAATAAACCTGGCCTGCATATTGCAACTTCATGAACACAAGCCAGCAGGCTGAGACACCCATATTTGGGCATTCGGGGATTGACGGAGGCAATATGAACTTAAGACGACTGAAGTACTTTGTAAAAATCGTCGATATCGGCAGCCTGACTCAGGCAGCAGAAGTGTTGCACATCGCGCAGCCTGCGCTTAGCCAGCAAGTTGCAACGCTGGAAAATGAACTCGATCAGCAACTGCTGATCCGCACCAAACGCGGCGTCACGCCAACCGAAGCCGGTAAAATTCTTTATGCTCATGCCCGCACAATTTTACGTCAGTGTGAGCAGGCGCAGACCGCAGTGATTAATGCCGGTCAGGCACTGAATGGTCAGGTATCCATTGGCTTGGCACCGGGTACGGCGGCATCGTCTTTGACTATGCCTCTGCTGCAAACCGTGCGTGAGCAATTCCCCGATGTGCTGGTCTATCTGCATGAAAACAGCGGCACTTCATTAAATGAAAAAGTGATGAACGGCCAGCTGGATATGGCGGTGCTGTACGATCGTGCGCCGACGGCAGGCATCAACAGTATTCCTTTGATGAAAGAAGAACTCTATCTGGTGGGCGCGACGGCTTGTCCGGGAGCCACCGTCGATCTGGCTGATGTCGCGCAGATGAATCTGTTTCTGCCACGTGATTACAGCGCCGTGCGTAAACGTGTTGATGAAGCCTTTTCTCTGCGCCGCCTGAGCGCGAAAATTATCGGTGAGATTGAGTCAATCTCTACGCTGACAGCCGCCGTTTCCAGCGGTATGGGCGTGACCGTGCTGCCAGAGTCAGCGGCTCGTGCGCTGGTAAGTTCAACTCATGCGTGGATGGCGCGTATTAACAGCCCGTCACTGAATCTGCCTTTGTCATTGAACATCTCTGCACGTTTACCACTCTCACCATCCGCACAAGCGGTGAAAAATATTCTGCTGTCATTGCTGAATAAGCCGATGACCGAAGAACGCGAGTTGATGTTAGTGGGTTAAGTGTCGAAATACTGGCTGTAAATTGTAGCGGCGCAATTTATTGCGTAATGCATGTCAGTTAAGCGGCAGACGATAACGCCGTCTGAGACCGCACCGGGGCTGGCGGTCCTCGCGCCGCTACGCGGTACCTTCACTTCACTCGTCTGCCTTACGGACCGGTGCCGATGGAACATCCATGTTCCAGCGCCACCTTTCGCCCGCGTCCTGCGGGCTCTCCTGGCATACTCGCTCAGCTCAGCGCTGCGGAATGCCAGCCCCGGAGCGGCCCCAGCCGGCTCATTAGCTTCAATGCGCGTTGTCAAAAAGGGCACATTGTCTGAGGCTATGACGCCTCTGCTGCCCCCTCAGGGCTATCCGCAGCGCTGAGACTTTTACGTTGGGCCAGGAGCCCCACGCGGGGAGGCGTGGGGCAGTTCGCGGCCGACCATGGATGGTCATCCGCGAACGGTCCGTCCGGCACGACGTGGAAGTCGAAGGTACCGCTTTAGCGGCGCGAGGACGGCCCAGAGGGGGCAGTAGTGGCGGCAGAGCCCGCACGGAAAAGAAAGGCCGCTTATCAATAAACAGCCTGAGTACTTAACTGACGAGCATTACGCAATTTATTGCGCGGTAAATTGCGCCGCTGCCGATATGGATTAAGCGCAGGCCTTAGCGAGCCCGTAAACACCTCCCCTTATTACTATTCCGCATAACACACCGTTTTTTATTATTTGTTGCAATCACACCAACTTCATAACATGGACGAAACAGGGCAGGAAACAGGAGAAAGGGTGTGAATTTCCAGCAACTTAAAATTATACGCGAAGCGGCACGTTGCGAATTCAACCTGACAGAAGTGGCGAATACGCTTTTTACCTCGCAATCCGGGGTCAGTCGCCATATTCGCGATCTGGAAGATGAACTCGGTGTCGAGATCTTCATTCGTCGCGGCAAGCGACTGTTAGGGATGACCGAACCGGGCAAGGCGCTGTTAACCATTGCTGAACGCATCCTCGATGAAGCCGGAAAGGTGCGTCGCCTGGCGGATGTGTTTACCAATGAGACCAGCGGCGTGTTAACCATCGCCACCACGCACACCCAGGCGCGCTATAGCTTGCCACGGGTGATCAAAGCGTTTCGTCAGCTCTACCCGAATGTGCGTCTGGAGTTGAATCAGGGTTCGCCGCAGGAGATTGTCACCATGCTGCTGGCCGGTGAAGCGGATATTGGCATTGCCTCCGAGCAACTGGTGAATAACAGCAGCCTTGCGGCCTTCCCATGGTTCAGCTGGCATCACTCATTGCTGGTGCCGCACGACCACGAGTTGCTGCAGCATCAGCCGGTGACGCTGGCCAGCCTGAGCCGCCATCCATTAATCACCTATCGGCAAGGAATTACCGGTCGTTCACGTGTGGATCGCGCTTTCCAGGCGGCTGGCATCAAACCCGATATCGTCCTCAGCGCACAGGACTCGGACGTGGTGAAAACCTACGTTGAGTTAGGGCTGGGTGTCGGTATTCTGGCTGACCAGGCTTGTGACATTTACGACGGTGAAGATTTAGTGAAAATCGATACGCATCACCTGTTCGATGCCAACACCGTGTGGCTCGGTTTGAAGCGCGGTCAGCTGCAGCGCAACTATGTTTGGCAGTTTCTTGAGTTATGTAATGCCAATCTGTCGCTGGAGGAGATCAAACGTCAGGCGCTCTCTTACGAAAGCGAAGCCGAGCCGGCCATCGATTTCCAGATTTAACCTGTCAGGTCGTCATTCGTGGCGACCTGATACAGCATAAAATTTCTTTTCCCGCCGCAAAACACACACCTGCTTTGATTCCATCCCCCAGAAAAACATCCTGCGCTGTCACGTCACGATAAAGTGAAATGAACAGGACACAGGGGATGAACATGTCGCGAATTCAGTTGAAAGATGCAGAGTTATTGCGCCAGCAGGCGTTGTTTGGCGGATGCTGGCAGGATGCGCACGCGGGGGCCACGCTGCCGGTTATCGATCCCGCCACCCAGCAGCAGATTGCCACCATTCCCGCCTTGGGTGCGGCTGAAACCGAGCAGGCGATAGATTATGCTGAGTCGGTGCGCGTCAGTTGGGGTAAAACCCCTAATGCCACCCGTGCGGCGCTGCTGGAAAAATGGCATCAGCTGATTATCGACAACGCCGATGATTTGGCGATCATCATGACCGCCGAACAGGGCAAACCGCTGGCAGAAGCCAAAGGTGAAGTGCTCTACGGGGCCAGCTTTGTGAAGTGGTTTGCCGAAGAAGCGCGTCGTATCTACGGTGACACCATCCCGGCACCGAGTGAAGATCGTCGCATTCTGGTATTAAAGCAGCCAGTGGGTGTCGCAGCGGCGATAACACCGTGGAATTTCCCGATTGCAATGATCACCCGTAAAGTGGCCCCTGCGCTGGCCGCAGGCTGTCCGATCATCGTCAAGCCTTCTGAACTCACTCCTCTCTCTGCACTGGCACTGGCGGTGCTGGCAGAGCGAGCGGGCTTCCCTTCCGGCGTGTTGCAAGTGCTGACCGGGCTACCGACAGAGATCGGCAGTGCACTCACGGCCAGCCGTACGGTGCGCAAAATCTCCTTTACCGGTTCAACCCGTGTAGGTCAGCTGTTGATGCAACAAAGTGCCGATAGCATCAAGCGCCTCAGTCTGGAACTGGGTGGCAATGCGCCACTGATAGTGTTTGATGACGCCGATCTGGATGTCACCATCCCAGGCGTGATGGCGAGTAAGTTCCGCAATGCCGGACAGACCTGTGTCTGCGCCAACCGCATTCTGGTGCAGCGCGGCATCTACGAACGTTTCAGTGAAAAACTGCTGGCAGCGGTTGCTACCCTAAAAGTCGGTGATGGCTTTGAGCCGGGCAGCACCCTGGGTCCGCTGATTAACGATCGTGCCGTCGAGAAGGTTAACAGTCATATTGATGATGCGCTCAGTCAGGGGGCAACCTTGTTGCACGGCGGCATCGGTGCGCCAAACGGCACTTTTGTCGAGCCAACGGTGTTGGGCAATGTCACCAGCACTATGCGTATTGCGCATGAAGAAACCTTTGGTCCGGTGGCACCGTTATTTGTTTTCGATACCGAAGAAGAAGCGATTCGCATGGCGAATGACACGCCTTACGGCTTGGGTGCGTATTTCTTCACCGAGAATATACGGCGTGCCTGGCGCGTGGCGGAGTCTCTGGAATTTGGCATGGTCGGTTTTAATACCGGTGCCATTTCATTAGATGCGGCTCCTTTCGGTGGAATTAAATTATCCGGATTAGGGCGCGAAGGATCGCGCTATGGAATTGAAGAGTATCTGGAGCAGAAAACATTTCATATGGGGAGCCTGTAAATATCGGTCGCCATAAATGACGACCCTACAGTAGGGCGCGCATTAATGCGCACCAAAATAAAAACAGCGCCGATGGCCTCAGGTTAACGGCGCTTTTTGTTTTGTGCGCGCCGTCATACTTTTCCCACCCATCCCCGTTTTAGTGCAAGTTTCATGCGAGCTGCACCGCTGCGATGCACGAATTTTGTGAAGTAAATCATCTGTTTATTCCTTCGGCAATTCCGCAAAATTTCGCTCAACAATACGGCAGAAAATTTTTTTGGCGTGTTTTTTACGCATTTTTATTTTTCACTGGGCTGGCATACTTTCTGCATTAGCTTATTAACGTGACAGATAAATGTGGTGCAAATCGTTAATTGGCGCACATGTGATGGGTGTAACAAATAAGGAATTTTCCATGTTAAGTTTCGACCCTGAAAAAGTTTCTCTTCCTTTAGGCCATTATATTGGTGGCCAGCATGTCACCACACAAGGTGCGCGCTTCGCCGTGAAACGCCCGTCCGATGGCAAAGTCTATGCCGAGCTGAGTGAAGCGCAGGCAGAAGACGTGGATCGCGCCGTGACACTTGCCCATCACACCCTGAAAACCAGCGGCTGGCGCAGTTGCTCACCGCGTGAACGTGGCAGGGTGTTACGTCGCTGGGCAGATCTGATTGAAAACGACCTGCTGCTGGCACAACTGGAAGCGCTGGGTTCGACGCGCCCAATCAGCGATGTCGTGCAGCATGAAATTCCGTTCACGGCGGAAGCTATCCGTTTCTACGCCGAGTGTGCAGATAAATACAGTGGCGACCTGTTCCCGACGCAAGAGAGCAGTCTCGGCATGTTGGTTTCAGAGCCGTATGGCGTGATTGGCGCGATTACGCCATGGAATTTTCCGCTGTCGATGGCGTCCTGGAAATGCGGCCCGGCATTGGCAGCAGGTAATGCGGTGGTGCTGAAGCCATCCGAACTGACGCCATACTCCACGGTGCGTATGGCGGAGTTGGCGGTGCAGGCCGGATTACCCGCCGGCGTACTCAACATTGTGCAAGGTAGCGGGGCGGTAACGGGCAGCGCGCTGGTAACACACCCGCTGGTACGCAAGGTTTCCTTTACCGGATCAACCGTGACAGGCGCACGCATTATGAGCGACGCCGCGCAGCACGGCATGAAGCCTGTGACGCTGGAGCTGGGGGGCAAAAGCCCGCAATTAGTCTTCGATGATGCAGGCGATATTGATGTGCTGGCGCAACGTATTTTACGTGGTTTCACCGCGAACGGCGGTCAGGCATGTGTGGCAGGCACCCGCCTGATTGTACAGCGTGCTATCGCCCAGCCTCTACTGGAACGTTTAGTGTCCCTGTGCCAACAGCCGCGTCCAGGTATGACCTGGCAGGACAGCAGCCGCTACGCGCCATTAATCGATGAACGCCAGGGTAACAAGGTGGCTTCGGTGATTGCCGAAGCCAAAGCGCAGGGCGCGGAAGTGCTGGTGGGTGGCGAGCGCTTTGCGGATACCGACGGCGGTTGGTTCTGGCAGCCTACGCTGTTGTGCGGTGTGGCGGCAGACAACCCGGCGGTACAGCAGGAGATTTTCGGCCCGGTACTCACTGTGCAGGAGTTCGACAGCGAAGAAGAGGGTCTGGCGTTAGCGGCGCATGAAACCTATGGCCTGTGCGCAGGGGTGCATACCCTCAGCCTGCCGCGTGCGATGCGGGCGATGCGGGCCATTGAATCGGGCACCGTATGGATCAACCGCTATGGCCGCTCCGGCGATTTTATTATTCCCACCGGTGGCTTCCTGGGCTCCGGTATTGGCAAGGATCTGGGACGTCAGGCATTTCAGGCCTGCCAGCGCCAGAAGAGTGTATTAATCGATTTCTAAATTCACGTATCAGATAACGACGAGGTCGCGTCATGGCACTGTTTAAACCGAAATTCATCACCTTTGATTGCTACGGCACCCTGATTAATTTTGATATGGCAGGAGCAG
Protein-coding sequences here:
- the nac gene encoding nitrogen assimilation transcriptional regulator NAC; translation: MNLRRLKYFVKIVDIGSLTQAAEVLHIAQPALSQQVATLENELDQQLLIRTKRGVTPTEAGKILYAHARTILRQCEQAQTAVINAGQALNGQVSIGLAPGTAASSLTMPLLQTVREQFPDVLVYLHENSGTSLNEKVMNGQLDMAVLYDRAPTAGINSIPLMKEELYLVGATACPGATVDLADVAQMNLFLPRDYSAVRKRVDEAFSLRRLSAKIIGEIESISTLTAAVSSGMGVTVLPESAARALVSSTHAWMARINSPSLNLPLSLNISARLPLSPSAQAVKNILLSLLNKPMTEERELMLVG
- the cbl gene encoding HTH-type transcriptional regulator Cbl — protein: MNFQQLKIIREAARCEFNLTEVANTLFTSQSGVSRHIRDLEDELGVEIFIRRGKRLLGMTEPGKALLTIAERILDEAGKVRRLADVFTNETSGVLTIATTHTQARYSLPRVIKAFRQLYPNVRLELNQGSPQEIVTMLLAGEADIGIASEQLVNNSSLAAFPWFSWHHSLLVPHDHELLQHQPVTLASLSRHPLITYRQGITGRSRVDRAFQAAGIKPDIVLSAQDSDVVKTYVELGLGVGILADQACDIYDGEDLVKIDTHHLFDANTVWLGLKRGQLQRNYVWQFLELCNANLSLEEIKRQALSYESEAEPAIDFQI
- a CDS encoding NAD-dependent succinate-semialdehyde dehydrogenase, producing MSRIQLKDAELLRQQALFGGCWQDAHAGATLPVIDPATQQQIATIPALGAAETEQAIDYAESVRVSWGKTPNATRAALLEKWHQLIIDNADDLAIIMTAEQGKPLAEAKGEVLYGASFVKWFAEEARRIYGDTIPAPSEDRRILVLKQPVGVAAAITPWNFPIAMITRKVAPALAAGCPIIVKPSELTPLSALALAVLAERAGFPSGVLQVLTGLPTEIGSALTASRTVRKISFTGSTRVGQLLMQQSADSIKRLSLELGGNAPLIVFDDADLDVTIPGVMASKFRNAGQTCVCANRILVQRGIYERFSEKLLAAVATLKVGDGFEPGSTLGPLINDRAVEKVNSHIDDALSQGATLLHGGIGAPNGTFVEPTVLGNVTSTMRIAHEETFGPVAPLFVFDTEEEAIRMANDTPYGLGAYFFTENIRRAWRVAESLEFGMVGFNTGAISLDAAPFGGIKLSGLGREGSRYGIEEYLEQKTFHMGSL
- a CDS encoding aldehyde dehydrogenase family protein, whose amino-acid sequence is MLSFDPEKVSLPLGHYIGGQHVTTQGARFAVKRPSDGKVYAELSEAQAEDVDRAVTLAHHTLKTSGWRSCSPRERGRVLRRWADLIENDLLLAQLEALGSTRPISDVVQHEIPFTAEAIRFYAECADKYSGDLFPTQESSLGMLVSEPYGVIGAITPWNFPLSMASWKCGPALAAGNAVVLKPSELTPYSTVRMAELAVQAGLPAGVLNIVQGSGAVTGSALVTHPLVRKVSFTGSTVTGARIMSDAAQHGMKPVTLELGGKSPQLVFDDAGDIDVLAQRILRGFTANGGQACVAGTRLIVQRAIAQPLLERLVSLCQQPRPGMTWQDSSRYAPLIDERQGNKVASVIAEAKAQGAEVLVGGERFADTDGGWFWQPTLLCGVAADNPAVQQEIFGPVLTVQEFDSEEEGLALAAHETYGLCAGVHTLSLPRAMRAMRAIESGTVWINRYGRSGDFIIPTGGFLGSGIGKDLGRQAFQACQRQKSVLIDF